In Hemiscyllium ocellatum isolate sHemOce1 chromosome 20, sHemOce1.pat.X.cur, whole genome shotgun sequence, one genomic interval encodes:
- the LOC132825498 gene encoding uncharacterized protein LOC132825498, which produces MFRHQFLFEPLTSHAWNQVRTQKVFNPKNHGIHLYKKSGNQRIENHELKEHNGQIIDQVILQPTETNSTTWSARPNELIGLDCQRWSNDHIPRETIHLPTSQRPDLPDPVETLKATTSTQDPTGCTHIPSGTIDLPQQLKGPKLRKRGRRAGLQTRAKERGFKSPLPTILLANIQSIENKLDEIKSRLSVQRELRDCCVLCFTETWLTRATPDCTLQPEGFSIHRMDRSPAMGKARGGGVCLLINTSWCSDVVNLVSYCSLHLEYLMVKCCPPCLPQEFTSAIIIAVYIPPDAEVKNALHEIYITTNSLEMEYPEALFIVIGDFNQANLTNVLPKYHQHITCPTRGPDILDHCYTTIKDAYRSIPRQYFGMSDRNAVLLLPTCK; this is translated from the exons ATGTTTCGCCATCAATTCTTGTTTGAGCCATTAACAAGCCATGCCTGGAATCAAGTTCGGACAC AGAAAGTATTTAACCCCAAAAACCATGGAATTCATCTTTATAAGAAAAGTGGAAATCAGAGGATTGAGAACCATGAACTGAAGGAGCATAATGGTCAAATAATAG ATCAGGTGATCCTTCAACCTACAGAAACAAACAGTACCACCTGGAGTGCACGTCCGAATGAACTGATAGGGTTGGACTGTCAACGATGGAGTAATGATCACATACCCAGAGAGACTATACACTTACCAACTTCTCAAAGGCCTGACCTACCTGATCCCGTTGAAACCCTCAAGGCCACAACTAGTACCCAGGACCCCACTGGATGCACCCACATACCTTCTGGAACAATAGACCTCCCTCAACAACTGAAGGGCCCAAAACTCAGGAAACGTGGGAGACGTGCTGGCCTGCAGACGAGAGCGAAAGAACGTGGTTTCAAATCCCCCCTACCCACCATACTCCTAGCAAATATCCAGTCCATTGAAAACAAGCTGGATGAAATAAAAAGTAGACTCTCAGTCCAAAGGGAattgagagactgctgtgtgctttgctttacagagacatggctcactcGAGCTACACCTGACTGTACCTTACAACCTGAGGGTTTCTCAATTCACCGGATGGACCGTTCACCAGCCATGGGCAAGGCAAGAGGTGGTGGAGTGTGCCTCCTAATCAACACCTCTTGGTGCTCAGATGTTGTGAACCTGGTGAGTTATTGCTCTCTGCACCTAGAGTATCTAATGGTGAAGTGTTGTCCTCCTTGTCTGCCACAGGAGTTCACTTCCGCTATTATAATAGCAGTTTATATCCCACCGGATGCAGAAGTGAAGAATGCACTTCATGAAATATACATCACTACAAATAGCCTTGAGATGGAATACCCAGAGGCCTTGTTTATTGTAATTGGTGACTTCAACCAGGCCAATCTCACAAATGTGCTTCCAAAATACCATCAACACATCACCTGTCCCACCAGAGGTCCAGACATCCTTGACCATTGCTACACAACCATCAAAGACGCTTACCGTTCCATCCCTCGCCAATACTTTGGAATGTCAGACCGTAATGCTGTGCTCCTTCTCCCAACTTGCAAGTAG